In Candidatus Hydrogenedentota bacterium, one DNA window encodes the following:
- a CDS encoding glycosyltransferase family 2 protein, whose translation MATLTLAICARNAQHMIGECLESIRNQTVAPDEVILAVDDESDPTVEAAMPYNVRVVASRATGLYEARNAVLNACTTDYLAFTDADCVLAPQWVELAKKVLDTYRGVAAGTGRHPAIGPHNFASWLHHMWFLVETRSTGETDGVIGGNSYFRARVLRDIGGWLPLRGHSAAEDVYISKALRKAGYRIWFEEGVAAQHHYETSLKGLWRKSVMMGKDIVVMMRAAGWHDGLWWYTLAIPVLAGMVLLGMAALVLGYRGGAWLVAAPLLGTLIYLVISFRGIGKALPRWVARWFVIWPYSWGILKGLAAPIPEVARR comes from the coding sequence ATGGCGACGTTGACGTTGGCGATATGCGCGCGCAATGCGCAGCACATGATTGGCGAATGCCTGGAAAGCATAAGGAATCAAACGGTCGCGCCGGACGAGGTGATTCTCGCGGTGGATGACGAATCCGATCCGACCGTCGAGGCGGCCATGCCGTACAACGTGCGTGTGGTGGCGAGCCGCGCCACGGGACTCTACGAGGCCCGCAACGCCGTTCTCAATGCCTGCACGACGGATTATCTTGCCTTTACCGACGCGGATTGCGTGCTGGCGCCGCAGTGGGTCGAACTGGCGAAGAAAGTGCTTGACACGTATCGTGGCGTGGCCGCGGGCACCGGACGCCATCCCGCCATCGGGCCGCACAATTTCGCGAGTTGGCTTCATCACATGTGGTTCCTTGTCGAAACACGCAGCACCGGCGAGACCGATGGCGTCATCGGGGGAAACAGTTATTTCCGCGCCCGTGTGCTGCGGGATATCGGGGGCTGGCTCCCATTGCGCGGGCACAGCGCCGCCGAAGACGTTTATATTTCAAAGGCCCTGCGCAAGGCTGGATACCGCATCTGGTTCGAGGAGGGCGTTGCCGCGCAGCACCACTATGAAACCAGCCTGAAGGGACTGTGGCGCAAATCCGTTATGATGGGCAAGGACATTGTCGTGATGATGCGGGCGGCCGGTTGGCATGACGGTTTATGGTGGTATACCCTCGCGATTCCGGTGCTGGCGGGCATGGTCCTGCTCGGCATGGCCGCGTTGGTGCTGGGATACCGCGGGGGGGCGTGGCTTGTGGCGGCGCCGTTGCTGGGTACCTTGATCTACTTGGTGATTTCTTTCCGTGGGATCGGCAAGGCCCTGCCCCGCTGGGTCGCGCGATGGTTCGTCATCTGGCCCTATTCGTGGGGCATCCTCAAGGGCTTGGCCGCGCCGATTCCCGAAGTGGCCCGGCGCTGA
- a CDS encoding DUF5107 domain-containing protein, with amino-acid sequence MTTLRIEPYEIPAAAIGPENPLPCFRGADEDSHFSLDDALTEEDRRFIGWRTAFRVLPHRMQDGYTREKTPRTFDSIVLENDVLRATFLPQLGGRLVSLFHKRENRELLDRNPVFQPANLALRNAWFSGGIEWNTTLVGHYYLTCSPVYAARVEGLDGAPVLRLYEWDRVKCFPWQIDFHLPQESPCLYARVRLLNPHDHELAMYWWTNMAVPERPGGRVIFPADTAITPCEDGKFGIVRLPSVRGEDATYAARVPFAQEMFSRIPDGQRRWVAHIDEDGSGFFETSTDRLRGRKFFCWGMNPGGRRWQAFLSRPGQAYLEIQAGLARTQLECLPMPAHAEWTWLEAFGTIRTDPGPVHGADYPAAWKAVDTVIEQMLPRASVNAFYEATESVAHRPPTAILHHGSGWGALERKRLAGQGMADPIPTEWFFPEEDLQSEQEPWMDLLEKGALPETPPESDPGAYMVQPEWRTLLEKAVEAGRGNHWLAWYHLGVMRMEDGDIAGAEEAWTRSLSRAPSGWAYRNLAVVHERRDNAHGQREMLNRAWETGPRVAAIAIEYAHVLLRAKDYEALAVLMETAPPEIRTHERMRLVAAQAALDCGDLDAVAPVFDYDFATVREGEVTLTDLWFQYHEKRIALLEGIPVDDALRRRIKRECPPPWRIDFRMIRDVD; translated from the coding sequence ATGACGACGCTTCGCATCGAACCCTACGAGATTCCCGCCGCCGCCATCGGACCCGAGAATCCTCTCCCCTGCTTTCGCGGGGCCGATGAGGATTCCCATTTTTCGCTGGACGACGCCCTCACGGAAGAAGATCGCCGTTTTATAGGCTGGCGCACGGCCTTTCGCGTGCTGCCCCACCGAATGCAGGACGGCTATACCCGCGAGAAGACGCCGCGCACGTTCGATTCGATCGTGCTGGAAAACGACGTCCTACGCGCGACGTTTCTGCCGCAACTCGGCGGACGGCTCGTTTCCCTTTTTCACAAACGGGAAAACCGGGAACTCTTGGACCGCAATCCAGTGTTTCAACCCGCGAACCTCGCCCTGCGCAACGCATGGTTCAGCGGCGGCATCGAATGGAACACGACCCTGGTGGGGCATTATTACCTGACGTGTTCACCGGTGTATGCCGCGCGCGTGGAGGGACTCGACGGAGCGCCCGTGCTGCGGTTGTACGAGTGGGATCGCGTCAAATGTTTCCCGTGGCAGATTGATTTTCATCTCCCGCAGGAATCGCCCTGTCTTTATGCCCGTGTGCGGTTGCTAAACCCGCATGATCATGAACTGGCCATGTATTGGTGGACCAACATGGCCGTGCCGGAACGCCCCGGCGGGCGCGTGATCTTTCCCGCCGACACGGCCATCACCCCTTGCGAGGACGGCAAATTCGGCATCGTGCGCCTGCCGTCGGTACGCGGCGAGGACGCGACCTATGCCGCGCGGGTTCCCTTCGCCCAGGAGATGTTCTCGCGCATTCCGGACGGGCAACGACGGTGGGTCGCGCACATTGACGAAGACGGTTCCGGCTTTTTTGAGACGAGCACGGACCGCCTGCGCGGACGCAAGTTTTTCTGTTGGGGCATGAACCCGGGCGGCCGCCGCTGGCAAGCCTTTTTGAGCCGTCCGGGGCAGGCCTATCTTGAAATTCAGGCGGGCTTGGCCCGGACGCAGTTGGAATGCCTGCCCATGCCGGCCCATGCGGAATGGACATGGCTCGAAGCCTTTGGAACCATCCGAACCGATCCCGGGCCGGTGCATGGCGCTGATTACCCGGCGGCGTGGAAGGCGGTTGATACCGTCATCGAACAGATGCTGCCGCGGGCATCCGTGAATGCTTTTTACGAGGCGACGGAAAGCGTGGCGCATCGGCCGCCCACGGCGATTTTACATCATGGTTCGGGCTGGGGTGCGCTCGAACGAAAACGCCTTGCCGGACAGGGCATGGCCGATCCCATTCCGACCGAATGGTTTTTTCCCGAAGAGGACCTGCAATCGGAGCAAGAACCGTGGATGGATCTGCTGGAAAAGGGCGCGTTGCCCGAAACGCCGCCGGAGTCGGATCCGGGGGCATACATGGTCCAGCCGGAATGGCGGACGCTGCTCGAAAAAGCCGTCGAGGCCGGGCGAGGGAACCATTGGCTGGCGTGGTATCACCTTGGGGTCATGCGCATGGAAGACGGCGACATCGCGGGCGCCGAGGAAGCATGGACGCGATCCCTTTCCCGTGCGCCGTCGGGCTGGGCGTACCGGAATCTTGCGGTTGTCCATGAACGCCGGGACAATGCGCACGGGCAGCGTGAAATGCTGAACCGAGCATGGGAAACGGGACCGCGCGTGGCGGCCATCGCCATTGAATACGCCCATGTGCTCCTGCGCGCCAAGGATTACGAGGCGCTTGCCGTCCTGATGGAAACAGCGCCGCCGGAGATCCGCACGCACGAGCGGATGCGGCTTGTGGCGGCCCAAGCCGCGCTGGATTGCGGCGATTTGGACGCGGTTGCACCGGTTTTCGATTACGACTTCGCGACGGTTCGCGAAGGCGAAGTCACCTTGACGGATTTGTGGTTCCAATACCACGAAAAGCGCATCGCCCTTC
- a CDS encoding alcohol dehydrogenase catalytic domain-containing protein — MKALYFENTLWKVAALKVAERFNRHAALGPLSPLRYADIPEPPLPNERWLKVYNRACGLCGTDIHLMFMDIAPGSYSAALPGIARKFLGHELVGEVVEAGSDAGYFSAGDRVAMRIDWPSCNQMEISPPCAACAAGQYMQCENLGLGSLPIQDTGGGFSPCMIMHRSQPYRIPDALDDDAALLLEPLACAAHGVLKALPASGQRVLVIGGGTLGLMTAAASRALAPDAPVWCLTRYAFQADVARKLGAEIIEDGAGVYERIARAGNARHVRGMMGNEILLGGFDVVYDTVGSDSSLHNALRWTKAGGRLVLIGINFKPGRMDYSPLWAREITATGINCHGIESDGRHSFDIAAELLQRKCVYPDDIITHRFPVSRYRDAVKAFLNKRESKAIKIVLMHEPLQRRATSGIGAAKPLRMPHE; from the coding sequence ATGAAAGCCCTCTATTTTGAGAATACGTTATGGAAGGTGGCGGCGCTCAAGGTCGCTGAACGGTTCAATCGCCATGCGGCGCTTGGACCGCTGTCGCCGTTGCGCTACGCGGACATTCCCGAACCGCCATTGCCGAACGAGCGATGGCTGAAAGTCTACAACCGCGCGTGTGGTCTCTGCGGCACGGACATCCACCTCATGTTCATGGACATCGCGCCCGGCAGTTACAGCGCCGCGCTGCCGGGCATTGCGCGCAAGTTTCTCGGACATGAACTCGTCGGCGAGGTCGTGGAAGCCGGTTCAGACGCGGGCTATTTTTCGGCGGGCGACCGCGTGGCGATGCGCATTGACTGGCCGTCATGCAATCAGATGGAGATCAGCCCTCCGTGCGCGGCCTGTGCCGCCGGGCAATACATGCAGTGCGAAAACCTTGGACTCGGATCGTTGCCCATTCAGGACACGGGCGGCGGGTTCTCGCCCTGCATGATCATGCATCGCTCGCAGCCGTATCGCATTCCCGATGCCTTGGACGATGACGCGGCGTTATTGCTCGAACCGCTGGCATGCGCCGCGCACGGCGTCTTGAAGGCGCTGCCTGCGTCCGGGCAGCGCGTCCTTGTTATTGGCGGCGGCACGCTTGGATTGATGACGGCTGCCGCTTCGCGCGCGCTTGCGCCGGACGCGCCCGTCTGGTGCTTGACGCGCTATGCGTTCCAGGCGGACGTTGCCCGTAAACTCGGCGCGGAAATCATCGAAGACGGCGCGGGCGTGTATGAACGCATCGCACGGGCCGGCAACGCGCGGCACGTGCGCGGCATGATGGGCAACGAAATCCTGCTTGGCGGGTTCGATGTCGTCTACGATACCGTCGGCAGCGATTCAAGCCTGCACAACGCGTTGCGCTGGACAAAGGCCGGCGGCCGCCTTGTCCTGATCGGCATCAACTTCAAACCGGGCCGCATGGATTACTCTCCCCTCTGGGCGCGTGAAATAACGGCAACCGGCATCAACTGCCACGGCATCGAGTCCGACGGCCGCCACTCGTTCGACATCGCCGCCGAATTGTTGCAACGCAAGTGCGTCTATCCCGACGATATCATCACGCACCGCTTTCCGGTATCGCGTTATCGCGACGCCGTCAAGGCCTTCCTGAACAAACGCGAATCCAAAGCCATCAAAATCGTGCTCATGCACGAACCTCTTCAGCGCCGGGCCACTTCGGGAATCGGCGCGGCCAAGCCCTTGAGGATGCCCCACGAATAG